In the Candidatus Omnitrophota bacterium genome, one interval contains:
- a CDS encoding RnfABCDGE type electron transport complex subunit G, whose translation MKEIIKIIVVLTLVCIICAFFLALVQGLAEKKIEFNAAKRIKDAISNLAPGYSDIEEIVVEEDVIYKLKDKSGKSIGYAFSAQGQGYQGKIKILAVANPSLNRLEGIEIVDSLETPGLGAKIQEEPFSGQFKGLNLGESIQCVKGASTDDDKVPAVSQATKVYSKSQIEAITGATVSSRAVVNILNERIKILHKQLKKDN comes from the coding sequence ATGAAAGAAATAATTAAAATTATTGTAGTTTTAACTTTAGTCTGCATTATTTGTGCGTTTTTTTTAGCTTTAGTTCAAGGCTTAGCTGAGAAAAAAATTGAGTTTAATGCTGCTAAAAGAATAAAGGACGCGATATCTAATCTTGCTCCTGGTTATTCAGATATTGAAGAAATTGTTGTAGAGGAAGATGTCATTTATAAGTTAAAAGATAAATCAGGAAAGTCAATCGGCTATGCTTTCTCAGCTCAAGGCCAAGGCTACCAGGGAAAGATAAAAATCTTAGCGGTAGCCAACCCTTCCTTGAATCGCCTTGAGGGAATTGAAATAGTCGACTCTTTAGAGACTCCTGGTTTAGGAGCAAAGATACAGGAAGAACCTTTTAGTGGTCAGTTTAAGGGACTTAATTTAGGCGAATCAATCCAGTGTGTTAAGGGTGCTTCGACTGATGACGATAAGGTCCCGGCTGTTAGTCAAGCGACAAAAGTCTACTCAAAGAGTCAAATTGAAGCAATTACTGGAGCAACCGTTTCCTCAAGGGCAGTGGTTAATATCTTAAATGAACGTATTAAAATATTACATAAGCAGTTAAAGAAAGATAACTAG
- a CDS encoding RnfABCDGE type electron transport complex subunit D gives MPLKISSSPHFLSKVDTQHLMTQVLVGLIPVICASVYFFGLRAGLLILNCMVTAIATEAVILYLRKKALAITDGSAAVTGLLLALILPPTTKWYAATMGSVFAIFIGKHIFGGLGANIFNPALIARAFLMAAYPKMLTTFSAPIRWLIVKPQQWDSISQATPLVLKKFSQEITPNLDLFIGNISGSLGETSAICIIIGGLYLLIRKIADWRIPLSLIVTVVIISEIGFILRPTNADVLFHLFSGGLLLGALFMATDPATTPITKKGRYIFGIACGALIMVIRYFGGLPEAVMYSILFMNALTPLINRYTLPKAFGR, from the coding sequence ATGCCCCTAAAAATAAGTAGTTCACCACATTTTTTATCAAAAGTCGATACTCAGCATTTAATGACTCAAGTGCTTGTAGGCTTAATCCCGGTAATTTGCGCTTCAGTATACTTTTTCGGCCTAAGGGCAGGATTGCTTATTTTGAACTGTATGGTGACCGCAATAGCCACTGAGGCGGTTATTCTATACTTACGTAAGAAAGCTTTAGCGATAACTGATGGTAGTGCCGCAGTTACTGGGTTGCTTTTAGCCTTGATTTTGCCTCCGACGACTAAGTGGTATGCCGCTACTATGGGTTCAGTTTTTGCAATTTTTATTGGAAAACATATTTTCGGTGGCCTAGGTGCTAATATATTTAATCCGGCCTTAATTGCCAGGGCCTTTTTGATGGCTGCTTACCCTAAAATGCTGACCACTTTTAGCGCGCCGATTCGTTGGTTAATTGTGAAGCCTCAACAATGGGATTCTATAAGTCAAGCTACACCTTTAGTATTAAAAAAATTTAGTCAGGAAATTACACCTAATCTTGATTTATTTATTGGCAATATTTCCGGCAGCCTCGGTGAGACATCAGCTATTTGCATAATTATTGGCGGATTGTATCTTTTGATTCGAAAAATTGCTGATTGGCGAATTCCTTTGTCGCTGATTGTGACTGTGGTCATAATTTCAGAGATTGGTTTTATTTTAAGGCCAACTAACGCCGACGTGTTGTTTCATCTTTTTAGTGGAGGGTTGTTGTTGGGGGCGCTGTTTATGGCTACCGATCCAGCTACGACCCCGATTACTAAAAAAGGACGATATATTTTCGGTATAGCTTGTGGTGCATTGATTATGGTAATTCGCTATTTTGGTGGTTTACCGGAGGCGGTCATGTATTCGATTCTTTTCATGAATGCCTTGACGCCTTTAATTAATCGCTATACGCTCCCAAAGGCATTTGGAAGATGA